Below is a window of Paramagnetospirillum magneticum AMB-1 DNA.
GTCGCCGGGAACTGGAAACCCTGTTGGAGTTTCTGCGAACCGATGATGTCCTGGTCGTGACCAGGATCGACCGGCTGGCCCGATCCATCTCCGACCTCCAGGACATCATCAAGGTACTTAAGGAAAGGGGGGCCAGTCTGAAGGCCACCGAGCAGCCGTTCGACACGGGCGACATTTACGGCTCCTTGACCATCAATCTCCTTGGGGTGTTTGCGGAGTTTGAAACGCAGCTTCGGCGGGAACGACAGATCGAAGGAATCCAGCGGGCGAAGACGGATCACCCGGAACGGTACCGTGGTCGCCCTCCGAAGATCGACGTTGCTGAGGTTCGTCGGCTCAAGGGGCAAGGATTCAGTGTTGCGGCGATTAGCAAACAATTGGGCATCGCTCGTACATCCGTCTATCGGTCGCTGGACATGATTAGATGACCGATGTGACCATTCCCGAAAATCAATCGCCTTCCGAAAATCGCTATTTTGCGATATGATCCGCCCATGGAGTGGAAGGTCGAAACCCTCAACGAAATCGTGGATGCGGAAATCGCGGCCTTGCCCAAGGATATGCAGGCCCGATTCCTGCGGATTGCCGGGATGATTGAGTCCGCAGGGTTGGAAGGTATGGGGCATCCACATGTGAAGTCGCTTGAGGGCAAGTTATGGGAGATGCGGCTAATGGGCCGCGACGGCATCGCCCGTGCCCTTTATGTGACCGTCACTGGTCGGCGGGTCGTGGTGGTGCGTGCCTTTGTAAAAAAGACCCAGAAGACGCCCCGCCAGGAGATTGAACTCGCATTGGCTCGGGCCAAGGAGATTTTGAAATGACCAGCCTGAATGACCTCAAGGCTAAAATGCTGGCTGATCCCGAGGTGAAGGCCGAATATGACCGTCTCGCCCCAGAGTTCGAGATTGCGGAAACCCTTATCCGTGCCCGTCAACGGGCTGGTCTATCTCAGGCCGAACTTGCGAAGAAAATGGGTACCACCCAGTCCGTGGTAGCACGGCTGGAAAGTGGCCGTTCCCTTCCTTCATCGACTTCACTGGCACGCTTCGCCGCCGCCACAGGAAGCCGCCTTCATGTTGAGCTACTTCCTGGCCGGTGAACGACATCTGCGGCCACGATAAGGGGGACGATGTGCTGGCCAAAACCGCGATTATTCTCCAATCCAAGATCACCTGCCCCCATTGCGGCCACCACGAGGTGGAGGTGATGCCGAGCGACGCATGCCAGTTTTTCTATGATTGCAAAGGGTGCGGCATTGTTCTGCGACCCAAGCCCGGCGATTGCTGCGTGTTCTGCTCCTATGGTTCGGTGCCGTGTCCGCCGATCCAGGCCGACAAATCATGCGGCTGTGGCTGATCCCTGTGATCCTCCACTGATCACGCCTTAACCACCGGTATGTCGTCCCAACTGGTCGTGAAGCTCGGGGTTCGGTTGCTGCATCGCATCTTCCACGGTGCGTCGTCGGGAACCAACCCGAATCCGACAGCCCCTTTGCCCATCTTTCCGTTGATGCCATCTACCGCAGCCATCAACGCCGTTGGCCGTGCACCTGATTCTGGTGGTGGTGAAAACAGGTCACGCGGGATGTCTTCGGGGCGGACCAAATCGAGCATGATCACGCCTGCCTTCTTATACTCGTAGCCGTCACGCCACGCTGATTTCAGCCCCTTCAGGGCCGCCCCAATGATGTGCGGCGTGGATGATGTCGGTGGCGACAGACGGATCATGGAGTTCAGTGAAAACTGTGGCTGGTCGGGGCGGAACCTGTCGGTATAGGCGAACACCTGCACAGCACCGGACACCAGTCCTTCACCGCGAATTTTCTCGGCTGCCCGGCTGGCAAAGGTCATCACCGCATCATGCACTTGCTCAAACTCTGTAACGGATGCACCGAACGAACGCGAGCAGCAGGTTGTGTGCTTGTCTGATGGTGCCGTGTCCAGGGTGTGGACGGGGGTTCCTCGCAATTCCATCACGGTGCGAAGGCCGACCGCCCCCATGGTCTTCTTGATCCATCCATCTGGCTGCAAGGTCAGGTCAAAGGCGGTTCGGATACCATTCACGCCACAGAGGGCTGCATACTGGCGGCCAATGCCCCACACGTCACCGACTGGGGTCTGCTTGAGGGCGGCCTCTATCCATCGGGCATCACGGCTCAGATCGAGCACGCCATTCGCCTTCTTGGATTTCTTTGCGAGTCTGTTGGCCAGTTTCGCCAAGGTCTTGGTGGTGCCGATCCCGACCGACACGGGAATGCCGGTCCAACGTCGCACTGTGGCACGTACCTGCTGGGACCATGCAGTTAGGTTGTCCACTGGCATGCCATCCAAATCCAGAAAGCATTCGTCGATGCTGTAGATCTCGGCCCCCGGCGAGAATGTCGCTAAAACGGACATCACCCTTTCGGACATGTCCCCGTACAGGGCGTAGTTGCTCGACAGCATGATCAATCCATGGCTATCGACCAGATGCCGCAATTTGAAGGCAGGTTCGCCCATGCCGACGCCAATGGCTTTGGCCTCTGCGGAACGGGCCACGGCACAGCCATCATTGTTGGACATGACGATGACCGGCTTGCCTTCAAGGGCAGGATTGAACGCCCGTTCGCAAGAGACGTAAAAATTGTTGCAGTCCACCAGGGCGTAGACCGCCATCGCCCATCACCGTTTGGCTAAGGCCGAGACGGAGAAGGTGACGACGCCCCATATTTGGACGCCATCATCAGGATCGACGGAGAAGCTGGGGTAGTCCGGATTGGCCGAGGCCAATTCCCACCCATCCTCGGTCTTCCGCAAGGTCTTCACCGTCAAGCCACCGTCCAGGGTCGCCACAACGATGTCGCCGTCGTGGGGCTGAACCGAACGATCCACCACCAGCAGGTCACCACTATGGATGCCTGCACCGGTCATGGAATCGCCATCGGCCCGACAGAAGAAGGTTGCCGCCGGTCTTTTCACCATCAATTCGTGGAGATCGAGCTTGCCCTCCAGGTGGTCGTCGGCGGGGGAGGGAAATCCGGCAGCCACCAGGGCGGAATAGATCGGTGCTGTGGCTTCCAATGGAGCGAAGCCACGAGAAGATGCCTGACAGGTGCCGGGAGGCAATGGAGCGTTTGGGCTAGGTGCGAACATGATAAGAACATTACTTCGGATCGGTGGGGTTGATCAACGCTTCCAACGCCAAATTTCCGATCATTTTCGGGTATTCGCCGACGATCCTCGAAGGTCCCGATGTCGAGATTGATGTCCGATTAAAGGACATGAATCTGAGTAGTGGCGATGTGTCGCTTTATATAAAATATAAGAATGTTAATTGAAATCACATTGTAACTTAAAAAATGCGGCCCATTGGCCACGGCGTATTTCAAAATTACGGTTGCTTGCAAGTTGGCCATTGGCCGGTGACATTTTGTACGGTAGCGATGTTTCCACTAACGATGCATTTGTGCATCTGAAACATCACTGTGAGGTAACCAAAATGGCTAATCAAACTACTGAAATCGCCTGGGCGACAAGTACATGTAACCCTTTTAAGGGGTGCTCCAAGGTGTCGCCCGAATGTGCCAACTGTTACATGACGGGATGGGCATATCGCCATCAGTGCATGGGCAACGAAGGGTACGAAGGGACCGTCAAGGGCGAACGCGGCAAGCGAGTTCCGACCGGAAAAATCGGGATTGTCGAGAAGCAGATCGAAAGCCTCAAGACCATCAAGACCGAGCGGCTGTTCGTCAACTCGATGTCCGACACCTTCCATGAAAACGTCGATGATCTGAAGGTCTCCCGCGTTTTCGACTCGATGAAGGCCAATGGCAACGGAACCAATTTCCTGATCTGCACCAAGCGTTCCGCACGGATGGCGGAAATGTCCCAGACCCTGGATGTCCCCGACAACATCTGGATGGGAACCACCTGCGGCTGCCAATCGTCGCTTCATCGCCTTGATG
It encodes the following:
- a CDS encoding recombinase family protein, with amino-acid sequence MLYGYARCSSADQSLDIQIDALKAAGCQIIRSEKISGTSRDGRRELETLLEFLRTDDVLVVTRIDRLARSISDLQDIIKVLKERGASLKATEQPFDTGDIYGSLTINLLGVFAEFETQLRRERQIEGIQRAKTDHPERYRGRPPKIDVAEVRRLKGQGFSVAAISKQLGIARTSVYRSLDMIR
- a CDS encoding type II toxin-antitoxin system RelE/ParE family toxin, whose amino-acid sequence is MEWKVETLNEIVDAEIAALPKDMQARFLRIAGMIESAGLEGMGHPHVKSLEGKLWEMRLMGRDGIARALYVTVTGRRVVVVRAFVKKTQKTPRQEIELALARAKEILK
- a CDS encoding helix-turn-helix domain-containing protein, translated to MTSLNDLKAKMLADPEVKAEYDRLAPEFEIAETLIRARQRAGLSQAELAKKMGTTQSVVARLESGRSLPSSTSLARFAAATGSRLHVELLPGR
- a CDS encoding GDCCVxC domain-containing (seleno)protein, with the translated sequence MNDICGHDKGDDVLAKTAIILQSKITCPHCGHHEVEVMPSDACQFFYDCKGCGIVLRPKPGDCCVFCSYGSVPCPPIQADKSCGCG
- a CDS encoding Y-family DNA polymerase → MAVYALVDCNNFYVSCERAFNPALEGKPVIVMSNNDGCAVARSAEAKAIGVGMGEPAFKLRHLVDSHGLIMLSSNYALYGDMSERVMSVLATFSPGAEIYSIDECFLDLDGMPVDNLTAWSQQVRATVRRWTGIPVSVGIGTTKTLAKLANRLAKKSKKANGVLDLSRDARWIEAALKQTPVGDVWGIGRQYAALCGVNGIRTAFDLTLQPDGWIKKTMGAVGLRTVMELRGTPVHTLDTAPSDKHTTCCSRSFGASVTEFEQVHDAVMTFASRAAEKIRGEGLVSGAVQVFAYTDRFRPDQPQFSLNSMIRLSPPTSSTPHIIGAALKGLKSAWRDGYEYKKAGVIMLDLVRPEDIPRDLFSPPPESGARPTALMAAVDGINGKMGKGAVGFGLVPDDAPWKMRCSNRTPSFTTSWDDIPVVKA
- a CDS encoding LexA family protein → MEATAPIYSALVAAGFPSPADDHLEGKLDLHELMVKRPAATFFCRADGDSMTGAGIHSGDLLVVDRSVQPHDGDIVVATLDGGLTVKTLRKTEDGWELASANPDYPSFSVDPDDGVQIWGVVTFSVSALAKR
- a CDS encoding phage Gp37/Gp68 family protein; amino-acid sequence: MANQTTEIAWATSTCNPFKGCSKVSPECANCYMTGWAYRHQCMGNEGYEGTVKGERGKRVPTGKIGIVEKQIESLKTIKTERLFVNSMSDTFHENVDDLKVSRVFDSMKANGNGTNFLICTKRSARMAEMSQTLDVPDNIWMGTTCGCQSSLHRLDDLRRTKAKIRFVSVEPLLEPLDITPWLADGTLKWVIVGGESGKGWRKMEKEWAEAILRQCQQFNVPFFLKQWSAFKPKSDAEYPPTIDGQVWHQYPQIKE